In Lysobacter sp. FW306-1B-D06B, the sequence GCGATTGCCGGCCACGATACGGGGCAGGCCCGAGCTGGCGAGGTTTTTCGCCGCATTGCCCATGCGACGCTCCGCGCGCTCATGGGCCTGTTGCCGCCCGCGCTTCTCGCGATCCACTTCGCCACGCAGGTTGCGCACGCGCTGCTCGGCCGCCTGGCGTTCGACCACGGCGGCGCGCAGGTACGCATCGAAACCTCCGCCGTGCAGGCGCAGGCCGGTGCTCTGGAGTTCGGCGATCTGATCCATGTCGTTGAGCAGTTCGCGATCATGGCTTGCGACCACCACACAGCCGGGCCAGTCCGCCAGGACTTCGCGAAATCGCTGCCGCCTGGCTCTGTCCAGGTGATTGGTCGGCTCGTCCAGTAACAGGATGTCCGGGCGCTGGAGCAGCTTCGCCGCCAGCGCGAGCGACATGGCTTCGCCGCCGCTCAGGCTGGCCAGGCGACGCGACAACGCGACATCGGCCAGGCCAACTTGCGCCAGCGTTGCGGCAATCCGTTCGCGCAGGTCCCATTCGCCGTCGAGCAGGTCGAAATCGGCCGGCGCGCCGCGTCCTTCGGCGATGGCATGCAGCGCCTCCAGGCGGGATTCGACACCCAGCACAGCGGCCACGGAGGCCTGCGCATCGAGCATCACGCCCTGGGGCAGATAAGCGACGGCGCCTCGCGCCTGGATCGTGCCGGATGCGGGTTTCAATTCACCGGCCATCAGCCGCAGCAGGGTGCTCTTGCCCGCACCATTGGGTGCCACCAGGCCGGTACGCGAAGGGCCGATGACGAAAGAATGACCGTCCAGCACGCGCGTGCCGTCGGGCCATGAAAAAACAAGATCGCAAGCGCGGATGTGCGCGTTGGACATGGGGCATCCTCCATCGAGGCCACGCCGGCCGACTTGTGCCGCGTGGCGGTTCCAACCGGTCCATGGCCGCATCGGCGGCAGGTCACGGTCAGGCGTTCGAGAGAGTTGCCGCTATCACATGTCCGGGGAGGTCTCCTTGCAGGGCGTGCATTCTACCGTCGCGATTGCGGCCTTGGCCCGTTCTGCGTCGCAAGACGGATTGCAGATGGCCTGACCCGTTCAGCATTCGCGGCCGGCAAGCCACCCCACGCGTCACCCGCGCTGCGTACCGCCGCGCAGCAACGCCATCGCTTGCGTGCGCGAGCGCACGCCCAGCTTGTCGAAGATGCGCGTCAACGAATTGCGCACCGTCTTGTCGCTGATGAACAGCGATGCGGCGATTTCCGCGTTGGTGCGGCCCGCGACGAGGCCTTCGACGATCTCGCGTTCGCGTCCGGTCAGCCCCGCCAGGGCATCCGGGGCGTCGCGGCCGAGGAACTGCAGCATCTCCTCGCAGAAGCGGGGCCATGCCGGCTCGGTGTCCAGCAGCACGTGGTTGCGCGATTCCAGTTCGACAAAACGTGCGCCGGTGATGCCGGCGGCGAGCAGGCGGCCTTCTTCCAACGGCACCACGCCGTCCTCGCGCCCGTGCATCACCAGCGTGGGCACGGAGACCTGCGGCAGCAGTGCGGTGACGTTGACGTGGGCGCGCGCTTCGAGCAATGCGCCGGCCGATTCTGCGGTGGTGGTCGTGCGCGCGAGTTCGTTGAACCACTGCACCTGCGCATCGGTGGCACCTGGGATGAAGCGCGCGGTGAACAATTGCCGGAACACCGGATTGTGGTCGTCCCAGCCGCCGCGCGCGATGTCGACGATGGCGTGGTACATGCGCGCGGCTTCGGCGTTGCCGCGTTCGTATGCGCCGCGCGCGTAGCCGCCATACAACAGCAGGTGCGAGACGCGCCGCGGATGCTTCACCGCATACGCCAGGCACGCGGCCGCGCCTTGCGAGATGCCCAGCAATGCGAACGGGCGCTCGATCTGCGCCGCATCGACGACGGCCTCCAGGTCGGACAGCCAGTTCGACAGCGACAGGCCGCGCGGATCGCCGCCGGTCATGCCGCAGCCGCGTTCGTCGTAGCGGATGAAATGGAAATTGCCGCCCAGAAAGCGCATCCAGTGCTGCCAGATCGGGCTTTCCAGGTCGTATTCCAGGTGGCTCAGCCAGTTGGCCGCCTTCACCAGCGGCATGCCCGTTCCCATCGACGACCACGCAAGGCGCGTGCCATCGCCGGCGGTCAGGTAACGGATCGACTGCTTCATGGCCGAAGGCCCCAGCGCGCACCTGCCGTCAGTCTAGTCGGGACAAACCTCCCCCGGTAGCGGCGCCTTCGGGCGGGCGCCGGGACGTCCCTCCCCTGTGCTCGCGCCGTGCGCGGGACGATGCTGCGGCCACTTCCCCCAAGCCCTCCCGGGCGCATCGAGGCCGCCATGAAGCGTTCCCTGATCCTGCTCTACGGTGTGTTCTGTTACGCGGTGTTCTTCGCGACGTTCCTTTACGCGATCGGCTTCGTCGGCAACCTGTGGGTGCCCAAGGCGATGGACTCGCCGCGTGAAACGAGCCTGGCGGCCGCATTGACGATCAACCTGGGATTGCTCGCCCTGTTCGCGCTGCAGCACAGCGTGATGGCGCGTCCGGCGTTCAAGCGCGCATGGACGCGCGTGATTCCCGAATCCGCCGAACGAAGCACCTACACGTTGCTGTCGAGCCTGGCCTTGATCGTGCTGTTCTGGCAATGGCGACCGCTGGGCGGCGTGGTGTGGGACGTGCAGAACGAAGCCGGGCGCGCCCTGCTGCTGGCGGCGTGCGCATTCGGCTGGATGCTGGTGCTGGTGTCGACGTTCCTGATCAACCACTTCGATCTGTTCGGCCTGCGCCAGGTGTGGCTGCAGTTCCGCGGGCGCCCGTACACGCCGCTGCCGTTCAAGACGCCGGGGCCGTATCGGCTGGTGCGCCATCCGCTGTACGTGGGCTGGTTCTTCGCGTTCTGGGCGACACCGACGATGACCGTCACGCACCTGGTGTTCGCGCTGATGACGACGGCCTACATCCTCGTGGCGATCCGCCTGGAAGAGCGCGACCTGATCGACGCGCTGCCCGAGTACGCGACCTACCGCCGCGAAGTGCCGATGCTGGTGCCGCGCGTGCCGCGTGGCGCACGTGCCGGTGAGGCCGGCCGGATCGCGCAGCCGTGAGCACAGCGTCGGCGCGCACGGTCGGCACGGACCGCCCGCTCGTCGATGAAGAACGCGCGGTGCTGCGATGGCTGCTTACGCATGGCACGCGCGACAACGCGGTGTACCTGCGGCAACTGGACGCGGCGCGCGTCGTCGGCCATTGCGGCTGCGGCTGCGCCAGCATCGACGTG encodes:
- a CDS encoding ABC-F family ATP-binding cassette domain-containing protein, encoding MSNAHIRACDLVFSWPDGTRVLDGHSFVIGPSRTGLVAPNGAGKSTLLRLMAGELKPASGTIQARGAVAYLPQGVMLDAQASVAAVLGVESRLEALHAIAEGRGAPADFDLLDGEWDLRERIAATLAQVGLADVALSRRLASLSGGEAMSLALAAKLLQRPDILLLDEPTNHLDRARRQRFREVLADWPGCVVVASHDRELLNDMDQIAELQSTGLRLHGGGFDAYLRAAVVERQAAEQRVRNLRGEVDREKRGRQQAHERAERRMGNAAKNLASSGLPRIVAGNRERAAQQSAGKARNVHVARLASVGAQLQDATRTLVEVDPVDFSLPATRVASDRLLFCADGLRIRQGDRVLFGERGLSLSVRGPERIALTGANGVGKTTLLKVLAGMLGPDGGTIRSGSGRVAYLSQRLEGLDPSRSVRENLDRAIPGMPANERARLLARLHFRGERMHLPVASLSGGERVRVVLACVLHAIPAPHLLLLDEPTNHLDLEAVRQLEHALSAYEGAMIVVSHDETFLASIAPTRRWELTADDLREIG
- the mddA gene encoding methanethiol S-methyltransferase, which codes for MKRSLILLYGVFCYAVFFATFLYAIGFVGNLWVPKAMDSPRETSLAAALTINLGLLALFALQHSVMARPAFKRAWTRVIPESAERSTYTLLSSLALIVLFWQWRPLGGVVWDVQNEAGRALLLAACAFGWMLVLVSTFLINHFDLFGLRQVWLQFRGRPYTPLPFKTPGPYRLVRHPLYVGWFFAFWATPTMTVTHLVFALMTTAYILVAIRLEERDLIDALPEYATYRREVPMLVPRVPRGARAGEAGRIAQP
- a CDS encoding alpha/beta fold hydrolase; the encoded protein is MKQSIRYLTAGDGTRLAWSSMGTGMPLVKAANWLSHLEYDLESPIWQHWMRFLGGNFHFIRYDERGCGMTGGDPRGLSLSNWLSDLEAVVDAAQIERPFALLGISQGAAACLAYAVKHPRRVSHLLLYGGYARGAYERGNAEAARMYHAIVDIARGGWDDHNPVFRQLFTARFIPGATDAQVQWFNELARTTTTAESAGALLEARAHVNVTALLPQVSVPTLVMHGREDGVVPLEEGRLLAAGITGARFVELESRNHVLLDTEPAWPRFCEEMLQFLGRDAPDALAGLTGREREIVEGLVAGRTNAEIAASLFISDKTVRNSLTRIFDKLGVRSRTQAMALLRGGTQRG